One window of the Solanum stenotomum isolate F172 chromosome 11, ASM1918654v1, whole genome shotgun sequence genome contains the following:
- the LOC125845014 gene encoding protein HEAT STRESS TOLERANT DWD 1-like yields the protein MVRSLKNPKKAKTNNKKGEGSSDSVPSLAAKVWQPGVDELEEGEELQCDPSAYNSLHAFHIGWPCMSFDMVRDSLGLVRTEFPHTVYCVAGTQAEKSSWNSIGIFKLSNISGKRRDLVPGDENSDMDSESSDSDEEEEEAILQLRKVSHEGCVNRIRAMAQNPNIVASWADTGHVQVWDFSSHLNALADSESHGASAVSNQSPLVKFGGHKDEGYAIDWSPLEPGRLLSGDCKNCIYLWEPTSGTWNIDANPFIGHTASVEDLQWSPIDPFRFGSCSVDGTIALWDIRERNSPSATIKTHKADVNVISWNKLASNMLASGGDDGTFCVHDIRFVKEGRDTTVDLVAYFEYHKHPITSIEWSPPHAASREASSIVAVSSSDNQLTIWDLSLERDEEEETEFKAQMKEQVNAPTDLPPQLLFVHQGQKDLKELHWHPQIPGMVISTAADGFNILMPSNIENALPA from the exons GAAGGTGAAGAGCTTCAGTGTGATCCTTCTGCATATAATTCTCTTCATGCCTTCCACATTGGCTGGCCTTGTATGAG TTTCGATATGGTGCGTGACTCGCTTGGTTTGGTGCGGACTGAGTTTCCTCATACTGTATATTGTGTAGCAGGAACACAA GCAGAGAAAAGTTCTTGGAACTCGATTGGGATTTTCAAGTTATCTAATATATCTGGAAAAAGGCGGGACTTGGTGCCAGGCGATGAGAACTCTGATATGGACAGTGAAAGTAGCGAcagtgatgaagaagaagaggaagctaTTCTACAg CTACGCAAGGTGTCTCATGAAGGATGTGTTAATCGTATACGTGCTATGGCGCAAAACCCCAATATAGTTGCTTCTTGGGCTGATACTGGTCATGTTCAG GTGTGGGATTTTAGCTCGCATTTAAATGCTTTGGCAGATTCAGAGAGCCACGGGGCTTCTGCAGTCTCTAATCAATCGCCCTTGGTTAAGTTTGGCGGACACAAAGATGAAGGCTATGCTATAGATTGGAGTCCTCTTGAACCAGGGAGGCTTCTTTCAG GGGACTGCAAGAATTGTATCTATTTATGGGAGCCAACTTCTGGTACATGGAATATTGATGCTAATCCTTTTATTGGACACACTGCAAGTGTTGAAGATCTTCAA TGGAGTCCTATAGATCCTTTTAGGTTCGGCTCTTGCTCAGTTGATGGAACTATTGCATTATGGGACATCCGTGAGAGAAATTCTCCTTCTGCAACTATAAAGACACATAAGGCAGATGTCAATGTTATATCATGGAACAA GTTGGCGAGCAATATGCTTGCATCTGGAGGTGATGATGGGACATTTTGTGTTCACGATATTAGATTCGTAAAG GAAGGACGGGACACTACCGTGGACCTCGTGGCGTACTTTGAATATCACAAACATCCCATCACTTCTATCGAATGGAGTCCTCCTCATGCAGCCTCCCGTGAAGCCTCCTCAATCGTTGCTGTTTCATCATCAGACAATCAGTTGAC TATATGGGACCTTTCTTTGGAGAGAGATGAGGAAGAGGAGACCGAGTTCAAAGCTCAAATGAAAGAGCAAGTCAATGCCCCAACAGATTTACCCCCACAACTTCTCTTCGTCCATCAG GGTCAGAAAGATTTGAAAGAACTTCACTGGCATCCTCAGATCCCAGGAATGGTTATATCCACAGCAGCAGACGGATTCAACATACTTATGCCATCAAACATTGAAAACGCACTTCCTGCTTGA
- the LOC125845013 gene encoding LOW QUALITY PROTEIN: putative FBD-associated F-box protein At5g56410 (The sequence of the model RefSeq protein was modified relative to this genomic sequence to represent the inferred CDS: substituted 1 base at 1 genomic stop codon), whose amino-acid sequence MDKTSAELPTEILHQILSLLPTKTAARTALLSKSWLKACSTKPHLCFDISDPVEYRAHEFLRIVDNTLERYHRDNNLPISSFELCISFYDHIYCDGLVDKWLDIITDKRASKVSLFVKSKAKEYCERYNLFVHNIFKMKFIQHLELNHCQILLAKRKALFYDDKIKCDNLKNITFCYVTISQLALESLISCCPQIEKVSIQYCVGFNSIRVSKTLPKLVCFSIFCCPIVEVEIVDAPKLLSFEYVNKGDSTPYLSSDNLHICLRTIEIGTCQNLRRVEFVKVTVEYWDLFKIIQNXHSVKELILHYCRYLRKIKISSSTLEVCSIVQCDLVEEAIFDTPKLLSLAFSDQDRLPSLSFERAPSQCRVSINIDILWDVQHLMNLRRFLVELGDQVVDLTLSTFSKSLILPRGIYHLPTLEVEHLELSYSDITTATYSSYNYDVIFAICLPKILTLQCDKKLKKFLRQQWLKKRENRFIKCTWKKYLINAEIEYKKRNGDDWMTLDRKILIADPHIIEEIYTIRFKQIQRNEKNKYSYIPRCIPRWIVH is encoded by the exons ATGGACAAAACTTCAGCAGAGTTACCAACAGAAATCCTTCATCAAATACTCTCTCTTCTCCCAACTAAAACTGCTGCTCGAACTGCATTGTTGTCCAAATCATGGCTTAAAGCATGCTCTACGAAACCCCATCTCTGTTTCGATATATCTGATCCCGTAGAATATCGAGCTCATGAATTCCTGAGAATTGTAGATAATACTTTGGAAAGGTATCACCGCGATAATAATCTACCTATTTCATCTTTTGAGCTTTGCATCTCCTTTTATGATCACATTTATTGTGACGGTCTAGTCGATAAATGGTTAGATATTATAACAGATAAAAGAGCTTCAAAGGTTTCACTTTTTGTGAAAAGCAAAGCTAAAGAATATTGTGAAAGATATAATTTGTTTGTTCATAACATATTTAAGATGAAATTCATACAACATTTGGAGTTAAATCATTGCCAAATATTACTAGCGAAACGAAAAGCACTCTTTTATGATGATAAAATTAAGTGTGATAACCTGAAAAACATAACCTTCTGTTATGTTACCATTTCACAACTAGCACTTGAAAGCCTGATTTCATGTTGCCCTCAGATTGAGAAGGTATCAATACAATACTGTGTCGGGTTCAATAGCATTCGTGTTTCAAAAACTCTTCCTAAACTTGTGTGTTTTAGTATCTTTTGCTGCCCAATTGTGGAAGTTGAAATTGTTGATGCACCAAAACTGCTATCTTTCGAATATGTGAACAAAGGTGATTCCACGCCTTATTTATCTAGTGATAATCTTCACATATGTTTGCGAACAATAGAGATTGGTACTTGTCAAAATCTCAGAAGGGTAGAATTTGTGAAGGTCACAGTTGAGTATTGGGATCTCTTCAAGATCATACAAAACTAACACTCCGTGAAAGAGTTAATTTTACACTACTGTAGgtacttgagaaaaataaaaatctcaagTTCAACACTCGAGGTTTGTAGCATAGTTCAGTGTGATTTAGTAGAGGAAGCCATTTTTGATACGCCCAAATTACTCTCCTTAGCCTTCTCCGATCAAGATAGACTACCTTCTTTATCTTTTGAAAGGGCTCCGAGCCAATGCAGAGTTTCCATAAACATTGACATTTTATGGGACGTTCAGCACCTCATGAACTTACGGAGATTTCTAGTTGAGTTGGGTGATCAAGTTGTAGATTTGACGTTGTCTACATTCTCTAAAAGCTTGATTTTACCAAGAGGAATTTATCATCTTCCCACACTTGAAGTTGAGCATTTGGAACTATCTTATAGTGATATTACAACCGCGACATATTCATCTTATAACTATGATGTCATCTTCGCAATTTGTTTGCCCAAGATTTTAACGTTACAGTGTGACaagaaacttaaaaagtttctaCGTCAACAATGgttgaagaagagagaaaatagATTTATCAAATGTACTTGGAAAAAGTATCTCATAAATGCTGAGATAGAGTACAAGAAAAGGAACGGAGACGATTGGATGACCCTTGATAGGAAGATACTGATAGCTGACCCGCATATTATTGAAGAGATCTATACAATCCGCTTCAAGCAAAttcaaagaaatgaaaaaaataagtattCATATATTCCAAG ATGCATTCCGAGATGGATAGTTCATTGA